A window of the Apostichopus japonicus isolate 1M-3 chromosome 8, ASM3797524v1, whole genome shotgun sequence genome harbors these coding sequences:
- the LOC139970608 gene encoding HHIP-like protein 2 isoform X6, whose product MGGCTLLIINIAILSASYIGITRSHPQCTDFYPPFEDVNLQFCSEYREFGCCVSDRDAALENLGQTILGNFPDDVKEECEHFLKDILCQECSPYAAHQFNMEGRSKLDWSDFPGLCTQYCLDFHGKCAQLIPYITNNRALLNASAVSGQAFCTAQQIDDVDYCFPSVLLDENFNDEVREGQIGSGDDCLCLEEFANNLRNPLALSHANDSTHRLYIMEQTGVVNVFFRNGSYLEDPFLNIEDLVYVSGRRGDERGLLGLAFHPIYAENRKFYVHYTTREGGVLHVRISELTSFSNDTNRADPETERILIQTEEPAGNHNGGSIFFAPDGFLYISLGDGGNAGDPFGEYGNGLNLTTFLGKILRIDVDRRDGLLPYAIPPDNPFVHDDPYMYFHEIFAYGVRNMWRCSVDRGDGETGEGAGRIFCGDVGQNKFEEIDIVVNGGNYGWRAKEGYSCYDRDLCNDEFLGDNYVDPIHVYPHSDGKSVTGGYVYRGCMYPHLQGLYIYGDFWNGRLFKLEESEGEWENKEICLGTKDICTGDLWNYFPENILSFGEDEAGELYMMVTDLASSTHSGGKIFKFVDPNKRGNPEECHVEPIPVPVFGSILPFQPSTGCKGVLQNSSRENFSVSSVLFRSVLYEVPRGQQSGSNL is encoded by the exons ATGGGGGGTTGTACGTTGCTAATCATCAACATAGCAATCCTCAGCGCAAGCTATATAGGCATTACCAGGAGCCATCCACAGTGTACAGATTTCTACCCTCCATTTGAGGATGTCAACCTACAGTTCTGCTCCGAGTATAGAGAATTTGGCTGTTGCGTGTCTGATAGGGATGCAGCGTTAGAGAACCTCGGCCAAACCATCTTGGGAAATTTCCCAGATGACGTCAAGGAGGAATGTGAACACTTTCTGAAGGATATCCTCTGTCAAGAATGTTCACCGTACGCAGCTCATCAATTTAACATGGAGGGCAGGTCCAAGTTGGATTGGTCCGATTTTCCCGGACTTTGCACTCAGTATTGTCTGGATTTCCACGGAAAGTGTGCTCAGTTGATTCCTTACATTACAAACAACAGAGCACTCCTGAATGCCTCGGCGGTGTCCGGCCAAGCGTTTTGTACAGCTCAACAGATAGACGACGTCGATTACTGCTTTCCCTCCGTCCTGCTCGACGAAAACTTCAATGACGAAGTCCGTGAAGGCCAGATCGGTTCAGGGGATGACTGTCTATGCCTGGAGGAGTTTGCCAATAATTTGAGAAATCCCCTCGCATTGAGCCACGCCAATGACAGCACTCATAGACTATACATTATGGAGCAAACCGGCGTGGTGAATGTGTTCTTCCGCAACGGATCTTACCTAGAGGACCCGTTCCTTAATATCGAGGATCTCGTCTACGTCTCCGGAAGGAGAGGGGATGAGAGAGGTCTGTTGGGTTTAGCATTTCATCCGATTTACGCAGAGAACCGCAAATTCTACGTACATTACACCACAAGGGAAGGTGGCGTCCTTCATGTAAGGATAAGCGAATTGACGAGCTTCTCAAATGACACTAATCGAGCAGATCCAGAAACAGAGAGGATATTAATACAGACCGAAGAACCAGCAGGGAATCATAACGGTGGCAGCATTTTCTTTGCACCCGACGGATTTTTGTACATCTCCCTGGGAGACGGTGGAAATGCAGGCGACCCATTCGGTGAATATGGAAATGGTCTCAATTT GACAACTTTTTTGGGCAAGATTCTTCGAATAGATGTGGATCGAAGGGATGGATTGCTCCCATACGCAATACCCCCTGATAATCCGTTCGTCCACGACGACCCCTATATGTATTTCCATGAGATATTTGCGTACGGTGTCCGTAACATGTGGAGATGCTCCGTAGATCGTGGTGATGGGGAGACTGGGGAGGGAGCGGGTAGGATCTTCTGCGGAGACGTCGGACAgaacaagtttgaagaaataGATATAGTAGTCAATGGAGGCAACTATGGATGGAGGGCCAAGGAAGGCTACAGCTGTTACGATCGTGATCTCTGCAACGACGAATTCCTTGGAG ACAATTATGTCGACCCTATTCATGTGTACCCTCATTCTGATGGCAAGTCGGTGACTGGTGGGTACGTCTACAGAGGATGCATGTATCCTCACCTTCAAGGGCTGTATATCTATGGTGACTTTTGGAATGG TCGTCTCTTCAAATTGGAAGAGAGTGAAGGGGAATGGGAGAACAAAGAGATTTGTCTGGGGACGAAGGACATCTGCACCGGTGACCTGTGGAATTATTTCCCGGAGAATATTCTATCATTTGGTGAAGATGAAGCAG gaGAATTGTACATGATGGTCACAGACTTAGCAAGTTCGACTCATTCTGGTggcaaaatattcaaatttgtggATCCGAATAA AAGGGGTAACCCAGAAGAGTGTCATGTAGAACCTATACCAGTGCCTGTCTTTGGCTCCATCTTGCCCTTCCAGCCAAGTACAG GGTGCAAAGGGGTCCTGCAGAATTCATCTAGAGAGAATTTCTCTGTTTCTTCCGTTTTGTTCCGTTCTGTACTCTATGAAGTCCCCCGGGGTCAACAAAGTGGTTCTAATTTGTGA